The following are from one region of the Jeongeupia sp. USM3 genome:
- the apbC gene encoding iron-sulfur cluster carrier protein ApbC, whose protein sequence is MSQPDLLQAAIASLIDPNTGKTYVAGKCIKRLDLIDGRARAEIVLGYPANSQFDAIRAQFTAALASVGGVSAVEVTVSSQIVSHAAQRGVPLLKNVKNVIAVASGKGGVGKSTTSVNLALALAAEGARVGLLDADIYGPSQPLMMGVADQKPQSPDNKHIEPIVAYGVQTMSIGFLIDPEQPMVWRGPMVTQALQQLLNDTLWDDLDYLVIDLPPGTGDIQLTLSQKVPLTGAVIVTTPQDIALLDARKGLKMFEKVGVPILGIVENMSTHVCSNCGHVEPIFGEGGGERMGEDYGVSLLGKLPLDLGIRTSVDAGKPSVAADPDGTVAALYKEIARKVAVKVAERAQDFSAKFPKIVIQK, encoded by the coding sequence ATGTCCCAGCCCGACCTGCTGCAGGCCGCTATCGCCTCGCTTATCGATCCGAACACCGGCAAGACCTATGTCGCCGGCAAATGCATCAAAAGGCTCGATCTGATCGATGGCCGGGCCCGTGCCGAGATCGTGCTCGGTTACCCGGCGAACAGCCAGTTCGATGCGATCCGCGCGCAATTCACGGCCGCGCTGGCATCGGTCGGCGGCGTCAGCGCGGTCGAGGTGACGGTGAGCAGCCAGATCGTGTCGCACGCGGCGCAGCGCGGCGTGCCGCTGCTCAAGAACGTCAAGAACGTCATCGCCGTCGCCAGCGGCAAGGGTGGCGTCGGCAAATCGACGACGTCGGTGAACCTGGCGCTGGCGCTGGCCGCCGAAGGGGCCCGTGTCGGGCTGCTCGACGCCGATATCTATGGCCCGTCGCAACCGCTGATGATGGGGGTTGCCGACCAGAAGCCGCAGTCGCCGGACAACAAGCACATCGAGCCGATCGTTGCTTACGGCGTGCAGACGATGTCGATCGGTTTCCTGATCGACCCCGAGCAGCCCATGGTCTGGCGCGGCCCGATGGTCACGCAGGCCCTGCAGCAGCTGCTGAACGATACCCTGTGGGACGACCTCGATTACCTGGTCATCGACCTGCCGCCGGGCACCGGCGATATCCAGCTGACGCTGAGCCAGAAGGTGCCGCTGACCGGTGCGGTGATCGTCACCACGCCGCAGGACATCGCGCTGCTCGACGCGCGCAAGGGGCTGAAGATGTTCGAGAAGGTCGGCGTGCCGATTCTCGGCATCGTCGAGAACATGAGTACGCACGTGTGCTCGAACTGCGGCCATGTCGAGCCGATTTTCGGCGAAGGCGGCGGCGAGAGGATGGGCGAGGACTACGGCGTGTCGCTGCTCGGCAAGCTGCCGCTGGATCTGGGCATCCGCACCAGCGTCGATGCCGGCAAGCCCAGTGTCGCCGCCGACCCGGACGGCACGGTCGCGGCACTGTACAAGGAGATCGCCCGCAAGGTCGCGGTCAAGGTCGCCGAGCGGGCGCAGGACTTCTCTGCAAAATTTCCGAAAATCGTCATCCAGAAATGA
- a CDS encoding anaerobic C4-dicarboxylate transporter family protein: MLLLEFAVVIAAILIGARIGGIGLGVMGGLGLAVLTFAFGLKPATAPIDVMLMIVAVITAAGCLQAAGGMDYLVRIAENLLRRHPKRITWFAPLVTYTFTLFAGTGHVAYSVLPVIAEVARESGVRPERPLSISVISSQAGITASPISAATVALLSLLSPAGVHLSDILMIAIPATLIGTMAGALVASRLGVELDLDPVYKARLASGELQPIDSSARPALPAAAKWSVWIFLAAAFSVVLLGSFPALRPSWGSGDSLVRLEMSQAIEIIMLSAAALILLVSRVHPEQVVRDSVFRAGAAAVIGIFGVAWMGDTFIQGNMSFFSHNIQSAVTAAPWLFALALFAMSILLYSQAATIRALMPLGIALGIPAPALIAMFPSVNGYFFIPNYPTVIAAINFDQTGTTRIGRWLLNHSFMLPGLTCSAASVSSGFALAGWLL, translated from the coding sequence ATGTTATTGCTCGAATTCGCCGTCGTCATCGCGGCCATCCTCATCGGTGCCCGCATCGGCGGCATCGGCCTCGGCGTGATGGGCGGGCTCGGCCTGGCCGTACTGACCTTCGCCTTCGGACTCAAACCGGCCACCGCGCCGATCGACGTCATGCTGATGATCGTCGCCGTGATCACCGCCGCCGGCTGCCTGCAGGCGGCCGGCGGCATGGATTACCTGGTGCGCATCGCCGAAAACCTGCTGCGCCGCCATCCCAAGCGCATCACCTGGTTTGCGCCGCTGGTCACCTACACCTTCACGCTGTTCGCCGGCACCGGTCACGTCGCCTATTCGGTGCTGCCGGTCATCGCCGAAGTCGCCCGCGAATCGGGCGTCCGGCCCGAGCGGCCGCTGTCGATCAGCGTCATCTCGTCGCAGGCCGGCATCACCGCCAGTCCGATCTCGGCCGCCACCGTCGCGCTGCTGTCGCTGCTGTCGCCGGCCGGCGTACATCTGTCCGACATCCTGATGATCGCAATCCCGGCAACCCTGATCGGCACGATGGCCGGCGCCCTGGTCGCCAGCAGGCTGGGCGTCGAACTCGACCTCGACCCGGTCTACAAGGCCAGGCTGGCATCGGGCGAGCTGCAACCCATCGACAGCAGCGCCCGGCCGGCACTGCCGGCAGCGGCGAAGTGGTCGGTCTGGATATTCCTTGCCGCAGCGTTCTCGGTCGTGCTGCTCGGCTCGTTCCCGGCGCTGCGCCCGTCATGGGGAAGCGGCGACAGCCTGGTCAGGCTGGAGATGTCGCAGGCCATCGAAATCATCATGCTGTCGGCGGCGGCGCTGATCCTGCTGGTCAGCCGCGTTCACCCCGAGCAAGTGGTCCGCGACAGCGTGTTCCGCGCCGGCGCGGCGGCCGTCATCGGCATCTTCGGCGTTGCCTGGATGGGCGACACCTTCATCCAGGGCAATATGTCGTTCTTCTCGCACAACATCCAGTCCGCCGTGACCGCGGCGCCGTGGCTGTTTGCGCTCGCGCTGTTCGCCATGTCCATCCTGCTCTACTCGCAGGCGGCAACGATACGCGCGCTGATGCCGCTCGGCATCGCGCTCGGCATTCCGGCACCGGCGCTGATCGCGATGTTCCCGAGCGTAAACGGCTATTTCTTCATCCCGAACTACCCGACCGTGATCGCCGCGATCAACTTCGACCAGACCGGCACAACGCGCATCGGCCGCTGGCTGCTCAACCACAGCTTCATGCTGCCGGGCCTGACGTGCTCGGCGGCCAGCGTTTCCAGCGGCTTCGCTCTGGCCGGATGGTTGCTTTAA
- a CDS encoding DUF3455 domain-containing protein — protein sequence MNALYAVAPSLCLLAACASPPAMQQSTLPESIRVNPPDKLVMSTTGVGEITYECRAKKDAAGQFEWAFAGPSAVLYDQRRQVVGKYYGGPTWESVDGSKVTGSQVAVSPAPAGNIPLQLVKANSLSGAGKMAGISFIQRVNTKGGVAPATPCTSASLGQKQQVAYEADYLFYAR from the coding sequence ATGAATGCCCTGTACGCCGTTGCCCCTTCGCTGTGTCTGCTGGCCGCGTGCGCATCGCCGCCGGCGATGCAGCAATCCACCTTGCCCGAGTCGATCCGGGTGAATCCGCCGGACAAACTGGTCATGAGCACGACCGGGGTGGGCGAGATCACTTACGAGTGCCGTGCCAAGAAAGACGCTGCGGGCCAGTTCGAATGGGCGTTTGCCGGCCCCAGTGCAGTGCTCTACGACCAGCGCCGCCAGGTGGTCGGCAAGTACTATGGCGGCCCGACCTGGGAGTCGGTGGATGGCTCGAAAGTGACCGGAAGCCAGGTCGCGGTCAGCCCCGCGCCGGCGGGGAATATCCCGTTGCAGCTGGTCAAGGCCAATTCCCTGTCCGGTGCGGGCAAAATGGCCGGGATCAGTTTCATCCAGCGCGTGAACACCAAGGGCGGGGTTGCCCCCGCCACGCCGTGTACCAGCGCCAGTCTGGGCCAGAAACAGCAGGTGGCGTATGAGGCGGATTACCTGTTCTACGCCCGGTAG
- a CDS encoding L,D-transpeptidase: protein MRISIDIPSQVLTLHDESGSVLRQYPVSTAALGAGERAGSFQTPRGRHVVRALIGGSEPINAVFRARRPTGEVYSAELAVAHPGRDWILSRIIWLSGTVPGFNRLGTVDTMRRYIYIHGTPDSEPMGVPASHGCIRMRNSDVVALFGLLHVGVTVDIVGDPAWVVYPYERDIGAGLVGFGVAGPQSPVSGLAVVGRRLALWRADGCCMGQGCLEPGGTLRLALAPAAAAQAPRLIDALLEEASTLGWRHADLLATAAPQPQWIAISDPVDGPASGAVRRYRRQI, encoded by the coding sequence ATGCGCATTTCAATCGACATCCCCTCGCAAGTGCTGACGCTGCACGACGAATCCGGCTCGGTCTTGCGCCAGTACCCGGTATCAACGGCTGCGCTGGGCGCGGGCGAACGCGCCGGCAGCTTCCAGACCCCGCGGGGGCGACATGTGGTCAGGGCCTTGATCGGCGGTAGCGAACCGATCAACGCGGTGTTCCGCGCGCGACGCCCGACCGGGGAGGTCTACTCGGCCGAGCTTGCTGTCGCGCATCCGGGGCGGGACTGGATCCTGTCGCGGATCATCTGGCTGTCCGGCACCGTGCCCGGGTTCAACCGGCTCGGCACGGTCGACACGATGCGCCGCTACATCTACATCCACGGCACGCCGGACAGCGAGCCGATGGGGGTGCCCGCATCGCACGGCTGCATCCGCATGCGCAACAGCGATGTCGTCGCGCTGTTCGGGCTGCTGCACGTGGGTGTAACGGTCGATATCGTCGGTGATCCGGCCTGGGTGGTTTATCCGTACGAACGCGACATCGGTGCCGGTCTGGTCGGATTCGGCGTGGCCGGGCCGCAAAGTCCTGTATCGGGTCTGGCCGTGGTCGGCCGGCGTCTTGCCCTGTGGCGGGCCGACGGTTGCTGCATGGGGCAGGGCTGTCTGGAACCCGGAGGGACGTTACGGCTGGCACTTGCTCCAGCGGCGGCGGCACAGGCACCACGACTGATCGACGCCTTGCTCGAAGAAGCGAGCACCCTCGGCTGGCGCCATGCCGACCTGCTGGCAACCGCCGCGCCGCAGCCGCAATGGATCGCGATCAGCGATCCGGTCGACGGACCGGCTTCCGGGGCCGTCCGGCGTTATCGCCGCCAGATCTAG
- a CDS encoding patatin-like phospholipase family protein, which translates to MRRSSCRFVVCVVMGLAAAVLPAAESSRPRIGLVLGGGGARGLAHIGVLKALEDARVPIDCIVGTSIGALVAGGYAAGRTPEELIAESEKANWDDLLSSNLPRQSLSFRQKELDRVGNVPIELGLRDDGTIAFPRAAIGTQKVEYFLRELTYGGTVNNFNQLATPYRAIATDLETGEMVVLHDGDIVSAMRASMAVPGVFPPVPLEGQTLVDGGLSRNMGVDVARKLCADVVIAVDVASPPLKSSEIDNLFSVADQYTRLMILQNQRPQIASLRPGRDVLITPDLDKLSSSDFAKVKQLIERGEAAAQLQLPELERYALPAPAYRKWSLARQAKQLVPKPINEIQVAQLDYVNPDVLKGALDIAPGKPLDNAAFNDRLTKTYARGDFSQLDYELLDTSNGQLFRLTPVEKSWGPNYLNLGLALSTDFDTDNRYSLAARYRRTWINDLGGEWSSLLRLGDHTQFSTEFYQPLQLDGYAFVAPYFSIENQPVDIWLEGSKVAQYRYRKERAGLDVGSGYGKYGEVRLGFAFNDYRGARDIGFVPEDSSGDPADGDTGIRNGLENFGQKDWGVRLRIYYDQLDSLAFPTEGVLFNAQMYQSFGGQSDQGDFDTYSQASATLVKGFKLGDFGGHVKLHGVVQRGGGDNDVNDVQWLGGFMNLSSYGYQEIIGDSMAYGRVALYHPLSFLVPDSKVYVGGALEVGQLFDAVEESQDSLHTSVTAFVGMDTFLGPFYVAGAYGDNKKARFYVMLGNPY; encoded by the coding sequence ATGCGGCGTTCTTCGTGCAGATTCGTGGTGTGCGTGGTCATGGGCCTGGCGGCGGCAGTGCTCCCGGCCGCCGAATCGTCGCGCCCGAGAATTGGCCTGGTGCTCGGCGGCGGCGGCGCGCGCGGGCTTGCGCACATCGGCGTGCTCAAGGCGCTGGAAGACGCGCGGGTGCCGATCGACTGCATCGTCGGGACCAGTATCGGTGCGCTGGTGGCGGGCGGTTATGCCGCGGGGCGCACGCCGGAAGAGCTGATCGCCGAGAGCGAGAAGGCCAACTGGGATGATCTGCTGAGCAGCAACCTGCCGAGGCAGAGCCTGTCGTTCCGCCAGAAGGAGCTCGATCGCGTCGGGAACGTGCCCATCGAGCTTGGCTTGCGCGATGACGGCACCATCGCTTTCCCGCGTGCGGCGATCGGTACGCAGAAGGTCGAGTATTTTCTGCGCGAGCTGACCTATGGCGGCACCGTCAACAACTTCAACCAGCTGGCGACGCCGTATCGCGCGATCGCGACCGACCTCGAGACCGGGGAGATGGTCGTGCTGCACGATGGCGACATCGTCAGCGCGATGCGTGCCAGCATGGCGGTGCCCGGCGTGTTTCCGCCGGTGCCGCTCGAGGGCCAGACGCTGGTCGACGGCGGGCTGTCGCGCAATATGGGCGTCGACGTGGCGCGCAAGCTGTGCGCCGACGTCGTCATCGCCGTTGATGTCGCATCGCCGCCGCTCAAGAGTTCCGAGATCGACAACCTGTTCTCGGTGGCCGATCAGTACACGCGGCTGATGATCCTGCAGAACCAGCGGCCGCAGATCGCCAGCCTGAGGCCGGGGCGCGACGTTCTGATCACGCCGGACCTCGACAAGCTGTCGAGCTCGGACTTTGCCAAGGTCAAACAACTGATCGAGCGCGGCGAGGCCGCAGCGCAGCTGCAGTTGCCCGAGCTCGAGCGCTATGCGCTGCCGGCGCCGGCATACCGCAAATGGTCACTGGCCAGGCAGGCAAAACAGCTCGTGCCCAAGCCGATCAACGAGATCCAGGTGGCCCAGCTCGATTACGTGAACCCCGACGTGCTCAAGGGCGCGCTGGACATCGCGCCGGGCAAGCCGCTGGACAATGCCGCCTTCAATGACCGGCTGACCAAGACCTACGCGCGCGGCGATTTCTCGCAGCTCGATTATGAACTGCTCGATACCAGCAACGGCCAGCTGTTCCGGCTGACCCCGGTCGAGAAAAGCTGGGGGCCGAACTACCTGAATCTCGGGCTGGCGCTGAGTACGGACTTCGATACCGACAACCGCTACAGCCTGGCGGCACGCTACCGGCGCACCTGGATCAACGATCTGGGCGGCGAGTGGTCGTCGCTGTTGCGGCTGGGCGATCACACGCAGTTTTCGACCGAGTTCTACCAGCCGCTGCAGCTCGACGGCTATGCCTTCGTGGCGCCGTACTTCAGCATCGAGAACCAGCCGGTCGACATCTGGCTCGAAGGCAGCAAGGTTGCCCAGTACAGGTACCGCAAGGAAAGGGCCGGCCTTGACGTCGGTTCCGGCTACGGCAAATATGGCGAGGTCCGCCTGGGTTTCGCATTCAACGACTACCGCGGTGCGCGGGATATCGGCTTCGTGCCGGAGGATTCCAGTGGCGATCCTGCCGATGGAGATACAGGCATTCGCAATGGACTGGAGAACTTCGGCCAGAAGGACTGGGGCGTCCGGCTGAGAATCTATTATGACCAGCTCGACAGCCTGGCTTTTCCGACCGAGGGGGTGCTGTTCAACGCGCAGATGTACCAGTCGTTTGGCGGGCAATCCGATCAGGGCGATTTCGACACCTACAGCCAGGCCAGTGCAACGCTGGTCAAGGGGTTCAAACTCGGCGATTTCGGCGGACACGTGAAGCTGCACGGCGTCGTGCAGCGCGGCGGGGGCGACAACGACGTCAACGACGTCCAGTGGCTGGGCGGCTTCATGAACCTGTCGAGTTACGGCTATCAGGAAATCATCGGCGATTCGATGGCCTACGGCCGTGTCGCGCTGTATCACCCGCTGTCGTTCCTGGTTCCGGACAGCAAGGTGTACGTCGGCGGTGCGCTCGAAGTGGGGCAGTTGTTCGATGCGGTCGAGGAGTCCCAGGACAGTCTGCACACCTCGGTGACGGCTTTCGTCGGCATGGATACCTTCCTTGGGCCGTTCTACGTCGCCGGCGCGTACGGCGACAACAAAAAGGCGCGTTTTTACGTGATGCTCGGCAACCCGTACTGA
- a CDS encoding glycerophosphodiester phosphodiesterase, producing MQLIAHRGLARTVPENTLAAFAAALSSGFDGLETDIRLCADGEAVLFHDRITPDGTPVAALSRKALSQQAGYLVPTLAEALDTFPDAFWNLEIKSGDAAQTAFEIIAASRRRHRLLLSSFRHDIVLAAAESLKIECALLLAHRPPALAPLLHSAMAHAQLRGLVWDFEILDLSLLEQAADLGFRSYVYGAQTQYEHALCRDYDVHGIITDHPEFVGLTPAPALQ from the coding sequence ATGCAACTCATTGCGCATCGCGGGCTGGCCCGCACGGTTCCGGAAAACACCCTGGCCGCCTTTGCCGCTGCATTATCCAGCGGGTTCGACGGCTTGGAAACCGACATCCGCCTCTGCGCCGATGGCGAGGCGGTATTGTTTCACGACCGCATCACCCCCGACGGCACGCCGGTTGCGGCGCTGAGCCGCAAGGCGCTGTCGCAGCAGGCCGGTTATCTGGTGCCGACGCTGGCCGAGGCGCTCGACACCTTTCCCGACGCCTTCTGGAACCTCGAAATCAAGTCCGGCGACGCGGCGCAGACCGCGTTCGAGATCATCGCGGCGTCGCGGCGACGGCACCGGCTGCTGCTGTCGTCATTCCGCCACGACATCGTGCTGGCGGCCGCCGAATCGCTGAAGATCGAATGTGCGCTGCTGCTTGCGCACCGGCCGCCGGCGCTCGCCCCGCTGCTCCACAGCGCGATGGCGCACGCGCAGTTGCGCGGCCTCGTCTGGGATTTCGAGATCCTCGACCTGTCCCTGCTCGAGCAGGCGGCCGATCTGGGCTTTCGCAGCTACGTCTACGGCGCACAGACCCAGTACGAGCACGCGCTGTGCCGCGACTACGACGTCCACGGCATCATCACCGACCACCCGGAGTTTGTCGGGCTGACACCAGCGCCGGCATTGCAATAA
- a CDS encoding pitrilysin family protein — MRKLFWILVCCAGLAQAADRIGVLDNGLGYAIRHTDRPVGEVEFRLVVNAGEVDVGDATLDGGMHLIEHMAFRDTDAYPNGTLVPYLRTQGFRFGEHLNGWTSSSATVYQLALPHGDTAGVAAGLKVLAGFASGIRFDPATLAAESKVVAEELRGRQNDASFRAWLQQHALYQQGTGAGAWSYGTPDSIGKIPADALSGLYRRLYVPGRMTLVVAGDVDPDQVESQLRKQFAGLWPEAGGKPAQLRAPMPPSTTLAYTVSLVDDGMNDWANLGLSFPRPDFASAEGVRKAYVVALLKYALTQRLAQRAIRPQIDWRWRDDGQPILNFGYRLVPELNKHSGQLDTRQQLLNLEGQLTAFVVQPLDDQTLAQLKREFIGTVVQWQANGRGRAKAEADLLAMAALGQHPWSDSRAELPELRKAVDGVDAKTLSALLADALARPRYLQFAYQPKHIKQLPDRDTVLGWYKGFKPGPQPAAFGDYATLAFPGPKAAPGKITSARRDGDIETLVLSNGVKVLLRPMAGGDGLVQFRFGAMGGLFQFGESQYPAALIAPSAIAGMTVALLPQLEVARIRLADGVSLATSVEQEWFGFYGSAQPSGLPTVFAELHHRFYRDPRNDRLGGWGRDELVKPDAQINSFARLIYQDMRDAAFPDDYRLQIANPRWYDEYQNGSLEQVVRQLYGDPSRFTLGLVGDFDPAAVKPLLEKWLANLPRRDDVVPTVIAPVKAVAGGDVQETDTTRRSGYVRIEFNTRQPWSPETIAQGWLLKTVLEERLRLRLRDDGGMSYSPTVNYQLLPSSAQFAQLVVGFDIDPKHEDEAARQVRSVFASLRDTPVGRSELDAARRIVLREARAELDVPEMLCQRLLTNDAGGLPVSQVDAVYKAVQATDAAALRDGARRWLSEAGMTIGRVSPNPRI, encoded by the coding sequence ATGCGAAAGTTGTTCTGGATACTCGTGTGCTGCGCCGGTCTGGCGCAGGCCGCCGATCGGATCGGCGTACTCGATAACGGCCTCGGGTACGCGATCCGGCATACCGACCGGCCGGTCGGCGAGGTCGAGTTCCGCCTGGTCGTCAACGCCGGCGAGGTCGATGTTGGCGACGCCACGCTCGACGGCGGCATGCACCTGATCGAGCACATGGCGTTCCGCGATACCGATGCGTACCCGAACGGCACGCTGGTGCCGTATCTGCGTACCCAGGGCTTCCGCTTCGGCGAGCACCTGAACGGCTGGACATCGTCGTCGGCAACGGTCTACCAGCTGGCCCTGCCGCATGGCGATACTGCCGGGGTTGCCGCCGGGCTCAAGGTGCTGGCTGGCTTCGCGTCGGGTATCCGTTTCGATCCGGCGACCCTGGCGGCTGAAAGCAAGGTTGTCGCCGAGGAGTTGCGCGGGCGGCAGAACGACGCGTCATTCCGTGCCTGGCTGCAGCAACATGCGCTGTACCAGCAGGGCACCGGCGCCGGTGCCTGGTCCTACGGTACGCCCGACTCGATCGGCAAGATCCCGGCCGATGCGCTGAGCGGTTTGTATCGGCGACTGTATGTGCCGGGCCGAATGACGCTTGTCGTCGCCGGCGATGTCGACCCGGACCAGGTCGAATCGCAACTGCGCAAGCAGTTTGCCGGCCTGTGGCCCGAGGCTGGCGGCAAGCCGGCGCAGCTGCGTGCGCCGATGCCGCCGTCGACGACGCTGGCGTATACCGTCAGCCTTGTCGACGACGGCATGAATGACTGGGCGAATTTGGGGCTCTCGTTCCCGCGCCCGGACTTTGCGAGTGCCGAAGGTGTCCGCAAGGCCTATGTGGTGGCGCTGCTGAAGTATGCGTTGACGCAAAGGCTGGCGCAGCGCGCGATCAGGCCGCAGATCGACTGGCGCTGGCGCGACGACGGGCAGCCGATTCTGAATTTCGGCTACCGGCTGGTGCCGGAGCTCAACAAGCACAGCGGCCAGCTGGACACGCGGCAGCAGTTGCTGAATCTCGAAGGCCAACTGACTGCCTTCGTCGTGCAGCCGCTTGATGACCAGACGCTGGCGCAGCTCAAGCGCGAATTCATCGGTACGGTCGTGCAGTGGCAAGCCAATGGTCGCGGCCGTGCCAAGGCCGAGGCCGACCTGCTGGCGATGGCGGCGCTCGGCCAGCACCCGTGGAGCGACAGCCGGGCCGAGCTACCCGAGCTGCGCAAGGCGGTCGACGGGGTCGACGCCAAGACGCTGTCGGCGCTGCTGGCCGATGCGCTGGCCCGGCCGCGCTACCTGCAGTTCGCCTATCAGCCCAAACACATCAAGCAACTGCCCGACCGTGACACGGTGCTCGGCTGGTACAAGGGTTTCAAGCCCGGGCCGCAACCAGCCGCCTTCGGCGATTACGCAACGCTCGCCTTTCCCGGGCCGAAGGCCGCTCCGGGCAAGATCACCAGCGCACGGCGCGACGGCGATATCGAGACGCTGGTGTTGTCCAACGGCGTGAAAGTGTTGCTGCGCCCGATGGCCGGCGGCGACGGGCTGGTGCAGTTCCGCTTTGGTGCGATGGGCGGCCTGTTCCAGTTCGGCGAGTCGCAGTACCCGGCGGCGCTGATCGCCCCGTCGGCGATTGCCGGCATGACGGTGGCGCTGTTGCCGCAGCTGGAGGTCGCACGTATCCGTCTCGCCGACGGCGTCAGCCTCGCGACGTCGGTCGAGCAGGAGTGGTTCGGCTTCTACGGCAGTGCCCAGCCGTCGGGCTTGCCGACGGTGTTCGCCGAGTTGCACCACCGCTTTTACCGTGACCCGCGAAACGATCGCCTCGGCGGCTGGGGACGGGACGAGTTGGTCAAACCGGACGCGCAGATCAACAGCTTTGCCCGGCTGATCTACCAGGACATGCGCGACGCGGCATTCCCCGATGATTACCGTTTGCAGATCGCCAATCCGCGCTGGTACGACGAGTACCAGAACGGCAGTCTCGAGCAGGTCGTGCGCCAGCTCTATGGTGACCCGTCACGATTCACGCTCGGCCTCGTCGGCGATTTCGACCCGGCAGCGGTCAAGCCGCTGCTCGAGAAGTGGTTGGCCAACCTGCCGCGGCGCGATGACGTCGTGCCGACGGTGATCGCGCCGGTCAAAGCCGTCGCCGGCGGCGATGTTCAGGAAACCGACACCACCCGGCGCAGTGGCTATGTACGGATCGAGTTCAACACCCGCCAACCGTGGTCGCCCGAAACGATCGCGCAGGGCTGGTTGCTGAAAACGGTGCTCGAGGAAAGGCTGCGCTTGCGGCTGCGCGACGACGGCGGCATGAGCTATTCGCCGACCGTCAACTACCAGTTGCTGCCGAGCTCGGCGCAGTTTGCCCAGCTCGTCGTCGGTTTCGATATCGACCCAAAACATGAGGATGAGGCGGCCAGGCAGGTGCGCAGCGTGTTCGCGTCGCTGCGCGATACGCCGGTGGGCCGGTCCGAGCTCGACGCCGCCAGGCGCATCGTGCTGCGCGAGGCGCGCGCCGAGCTCGATGTGCCGGAGATGCTGTGTCAGCGCCTGCTGACCAACGATGCCGGCGGCCTGCCGGTATCGCAGGTCGACGCCGTGTACAAGGCGGTGCAGGCGACCGACGCCGCGGCGCTGCGTGACGGCGCGCGGCGCTGGCTGTCCGAGGCCGGCATGACGATCGGCCGCGTCAGCCCGAATCCGCGGATCTGA